A window from Gemmatimonadota bacterium encodes these proteins:
- a CDS encoding ABC transporter permease: MKLIRFFAREYALSGLFIILLLGLWEIVVRALDLAAFILPPPSQILSKFAASHRLLLSHGLVTLTEALGGFFTGASSGLLCAIAMARSRLIERMLYPLVISTQTFPKEALAPVFVIWFGFGLLPKVIIAGLISFFPVVINTTRGLLSVDKSILDLMRSLSASQRQVFFKVRLPNAIPYLFAALKMCITLSVIGAVVGEFVGSSAGLGHLIRLANSELATDLMFAALLALGCMGTGLFLLVDGLEKTALRRWGGAVETIGR, encoded by the coding sequence GTGAAACTAATTCGTTTTTTTGCCCGAGAATACGCCCTTTCAGGGCTGTTTATCATCCTCCTGCTCGGCTTGTGGGAAATAGTCGTGCGGGCCCTCGACCTCGCTGCATTTATCCTCCCGCCGCCCTCTCAAATTCTGTCCAAATTTGCCGCATCCCATCGCCTCCTGCTCTCTCATGGCCTCGTCACACTCACCGAAGCCCTCGGCGGCTTTTTTACAGGCGCGTCATCGGGGCTACTCTGCGCCATAGCAATGGCCCGATCCCGCCTGATCGAACGGATGCTCTATCCGCTGGTCATCTCCACCCAGACCTTCCCCAAAGAGGCACTGGCGCCTGTCTTTGTCATCTGGTTTGGGTTTGGTCTTTTGCCCAAAGTGATTATTGCGGGCCTCATTTCCTTTTTCCCCGTTGTGATCAACACCACGCGCGGTCTCTTATCCGTTGACAAATCCATCCTCGACTTGATGCGTTCGCTCTCGGCCAGCCAGCGACAAGTTTTTTTTAAAGTGCGCCTGCCCAATGCCATTCCCTATCTTTTTGCCGCACTCAAAATGTGCATCACGCTCAGTGTGATTGGCGCAGTTGTCGGCGAATTTGTCGGCTCCAGTGCGGGTCTGGGCCACCTCATTCGACTCGCCAATTCAGAACTCGCCACCGATTTGATGTTTGCCGCTCTGCTCGCACTCGGATGTATGGGCACGGGCCTGTTTCTGCTCGTTGATGGCCTTGAGAAAACAGCCCTGCGCCGCTGGGGCGGTGCCGTTGAAACCATAGGTCGCTAA
- a CDS encoding aldo/keto reductase, producing MEYRIFDKTGWEVSEIGLGGSWFYGRPEMGLKPVSHGVAIVERALELGVNYFDTAPLYGRGRSEEVLGAALSGVREPYYLATKVGYYPEPFDYTRDSVWRGLDASLKRLKRDHVHLLQVHEAEKAGWLGLFDVGRTIEALLEIQSQGICDYIGLTGSDLGLMSRVLKETDVFVSVITFCKYDLLTQEATEELVPTAAAEGVAVICASPLHAGLLGSKRDQWMAQGRFADLYDDLIRVEKIVEGVDESLTRTALRYLLSDNRVSMLLCGVSDIDELEDCVSVSDGGRLSREMIAEIEGG from the coding sequence ATGGAATACAGGATATTTGACAAGACGGGATGGGAGGTCAGTGAGATCGGGCTTGGCGGGTCGTGGTTCTACGGTCGCCCCGAGATGGGGCTAAAACCAGTGTCGCATGGTGTGGCGATAGTGGAACGAGCACTGGAATTGGGTGTGAATTATTTCGATACCGCGCCACTTTACGGGCGCGGGCGCAGCGAAGAGGTGCTGGGTGCCGCGCTGTCGGGTGTGCGAGAGCCGTATTATCTGGCGACAAAGGTGGGGTATTATCCCGAGCCGTTTGACTATACACGCGATTCCGTATGGCGTGGTCTCGATGCGAGTTTGAAGCGGTTAAAGCGCGATCATGTGCACCTTTTGCAGGTGCACGAAGCCGAAAAAGCCGGATGGCTCGGGTTGTTTGATGTGGGTCGCACTATAGAGGCGTTGTTAGAGATACAGTCTCAGGGAATTTGTGACTATATTGGGCTGACGGGTTCTGATCTGGGTTTGATGTCCCGGGTGCTCAAAGAGACCGATGTTTTTGTTTCGGTGATTACGTTTTGCAAGTACGATTTGCTGACGCAGGAGGCAACAGAGGAGTTGGTTCCCACAGCAGCAGCAGAAGGCGTTGCCGTGATTTGCGCTTCGCCACTGCACGCGGGGTTGTTGGGTTCAAAACGGGATCAGTGGATGGCACAGGGGCGATTTGCCGATTTGTATGATGATCTAATACGGGTGGAGAAAATTGTTGAAGGTGTGGATGAATCTCTGACGCGCACGGCTTTGCGCTATTTGTTGTCGGACAATCGGGTGTCAATGTTGCTGTGTGGGGTATCGGATATCGATGAGTTGGAGGATTGCGTGAGTGTGTCGGATGGCGGGCGATTATCCAGAGAAATGATTGCAGAGATTGAGGGGGGATAG
- a CDS encoding ABC transporter substrate-binding protein: MKKIFIALALALITLSCADTEKTKVQFILDWKAQMEHAGFFVAKQKGFYEQEGLEIEILEGSGAPTAARVVGNGTYKLGVASGSATVMARARDIPIVSLAVINQQTPVVVYSLVEKNITTPADLIGKSIGVNIGGTKHREFQAFLRHQNISEEDIQLMGMSEASPAPLLAGQVDAMLGYTEDQPVTVELQGHAVNRLALSDYGIDVYSTNIIANESFLKENPDLIKRFLRASLRGWQHAVDHPKDAVAAYMAARPESDEAFNRANFKYLIPLLQSADTQQQGLGAQTKAKWQQTQDILHSLDMIDQKVDLNLLFTTAFMPE; this comes from the coding sequence ATGAAAAAAATATTCATCGCTCTTGCCCTTGCACTCATCACTCTATCCTGTGCGGATACAGAAAAAACAAAAGTACAATTCATTCTCGACTGGAAGGCGCAGATGGAACACGCGGGCTTTTTTGTCGCCAAACAAAAGGGGTTTTACGAACAAGAGGGTCTTGAAATCGAAATCCTCGAAGGCAGTGGTGCCCCCACTGCGGCCCGCGTCGTGGGCAACGGCACCTACAAACTCGGCGTAGCCAGCGGATCGGCAACTGTTATGGCAAGAGCGCGCGACATCCCCATTGTATCGCTCGCCGTAATCAATCAGCAAACCCCGGTGGTCGTTTATTCGCTCGTAGAAAAAAATATCACAACACCTGCAGATCTAATCGGCAAAAGCATTGGCGTCAATATCGGCGGCACGAAACACCGCGAATTTCAAGCCTTCTTGCGCCACCAGAATATCTCTGAAGAAGACATACAACTCATGGGCATGAGTGAAGCCAGCCCGGCACCACTCCTCGCAGGTCAAGTCGATGCCATGCTCGGATATACAGAAGACCAACCCGTCACAGTCGAACTCCAGGGCCACGCGGTCAACCGTCTTGCCCTATCGGATTACGGCATCGATGTATATAGCACCAATATCATTGCCAATGAGTCTTTTCTCAAAGAAAATCCCGATCTGATCAAACGCTTTTTGCGGGCGAGCCTGCGCGGATGGCAACATGCCGTCGATCATCCCAAAGATGCGGTAGCAGCCTACATGGCCGCGCGTCCCGAAAGCGACGAGGCCTTCAATCGCGCCAATTTCAAATATCTGATCCCCTTGTTGCAGAGTGCTGACACACAACAACAGGGCCTGGGCGCGCAGACAAAAGCAAAGTGGCAACAAACACAGGATATCCTCCACAGCCTGGACATGATCGACCAAAAAGTCGATCTCAACCTGCTCTTCACCACGGCATTTATGCCTGAGTGA
- a CDS encoding amidase, with the protein MDIHFATLSELGARYRTGDVSPVEVVDALLNRIDEYDDRTKAFITVTAERARAEAQAAEAILRSESDLGPLHGIPIALKDLFYTAGIRTTSGAKVWNTFVPEDSATVAKRLSRAGAVLIGKTNMVELAFGPYGLNPHYGTPPNPWGSERVPGGSSSGSGVAVAAGLAPVAMGTDTGGSIRIPASFCGVVGLKPTLERVSRAGAMPLSWTLDSMGPLTRSVEDAALVLEAIAGPDAADPVTLNQPLVDVVRGLKRDVKGFRVGFVRDPFCDGADAVVIASVEAAAEILCELGVDVEEMQFPEAREELDEELEGRGSAMIMCVEGYACHGDLIARQGEMMDPRIRARIAHGASFSAPDYAAVLQRREALRISARETLRDVDAVICPTMLTVAPRIADVDVAPVRLTTRLVNFLGLCAVSVPCGWSDEALPIGLQIIGKPYDEARILRLAYAYEQAVGSRLAPDFTQA; encoded by the coding sequence GTGGATATACATTTTGCAACCCTATCGGAATTGGGCGCGCGCTATCGGACGGGCGATGTGTCGCCGGTTGAGGTGGTGGATGCGTTGCTCAATCGCATTGACGAGTACGACGATCGGACAAAGGCGTTTATTACTGTTACGGCAGAACGCGCGCGCGCCGAGGCACAGGCGGCGGAGGCGATACTGCGATCGGAATCGGATTTGGGACCTTTGCACGGCATTCCAATCGCGCTTAAAGATTTGTTTTACACGGCGGGTATTCGCACGACTTCGGGTGCGAAAGTATGGAATACATTTGTACCAGAGGATTCGGCAACTGTCGCAAAGCGCCTTTCGCGGGCGGGTGCCGTGTTGATAGGTAAGACCAATATGGTGGAACTCGCGTTTGGGCCTTATGGTTTGAATCCCCATTACGGTACACCGCCCAATCCCTGGGGATCAGAACGCGTGCCAGGCGGGTCGAGCAGTGGGTCGGGGGTGGCTGTGGCGGCAGGGCTGGCACCTGTTGCGATGGGTACAGATACGGGCGGTTCTATTCGCATCCCGGCATCGTTTTGCGGTGTTGTGGGCCTCAAACCCACGCTGGAGCGGGTGAGCCGTGCTGGCGCGATGCCGCTTTCGTGGACGCTGGATAGCATGGGACCTTTGACGCGGTCTGTGGAAGATGCCGCACTGGTGCTTGAAGCGATTGCAGGACCTGATGCGGCTGATCCAGTGACGTTAAATCAGCCACTGGTGGATGTGGTTCGCGGGCTAAAGCGAGATGTGAAGGGGTTTCGCGTCGGATTTGTGCGCGATCCGTTTTGCGATGGGGCAGATGCTGTTGTTATTGCTTCGGTAGAAGCCGCAGCAGAGATTTTGTGTGAATTGGGGGTCGATGTGGAGGAAATGCAATTTCCCGAAGCGAGGGAAGAGTTAGACGAAGAACTCGAGGGACGCGGTAGTGCGATGATTATGTGCGTGGAGGGGTATGCGTGCCATGGGGATTTGATCGCCCGGCAGGGCGAGATGATGGATCCGCGCATTCGAGCGCGGATTGCACATGGCGCATCTTTTTCTGCGCCGGATTATGCCGCGGTTTTACAGCGGCGCGAAGCGTTGCGAATCTCGGCCCGCGAGACCCTGCGCGATGTGGATGCCGTGATTTGTCCGACGATGTTGACGGTTGCACCGCGTATTGCAGATGTGGATGTTGCGCCCGTCAGGTTGACAACGCGGCTGGTCAATTTTTTGGGTTTATGCGCGGTGTCGGTTCCCTGTGGATGGTCTGATGAGGCTTTGCCTATTGGCTTGCAGATTATTGGCAAGCCTTATGACGAGGCTCGGATTTTGCGCCTGGCTTATGCTTATGAGCAGGCGGTTGGTTCGCGGTTGGCTCCCGACTTCACTCAGGCATAA
- a CDS encoding polymer-forming cytoskeletal protein, whose translation MDRNTNFDKTMNTIIGRGAVSEGHFQIEAGVRVDGVLKGELESSGTLIVGKSGVVEANVKVRDALISGRIVGNLVAEEKVHLQSQATFIGKIQTGVLIVEDGAVFKADCDAGSEVQEVDHIR comes from the coding sequence GTGGATCGCAATACAAATTTTGACAAGACCATGAATACTATTATTGGGCGTGGGGCAGTTTCTGAAGGCCATTTTCAAATTGAGGCTGGCGTGCGTGTGGATGGGGTCTTAAAGGGAGAACTCGAGTCCTCCGGTACGCTGATTGTGGGGAAGTCGGGTGTTGTCGAGGCCAATGTGAAGGTGCGCGACGCATTGATCAGTGGGCGCATTGTGGGGAATCTGGTGGCTGAAGAGAAAGTGCATTTGCAGTCGCAAGCCACTTTTATTGGGAAAATTCAAACAGGCGTCTTGATCGTTGAAGATGGCGCTGTTTTTAAAGCCGACTGCGATGCGGGCAGTGAGGTACAGGAAGTTGATCACATCAGATGA
- a CDS encoding Gfo/Idh/MocA family oxidoreductase, with protein MQPVRIGMIGLGHIPQNAHLPALSQLVEKGEVVLQAFCDVDQGVVSEQAKVWGARSVYTDHRGMFDKEVLDGVYVCLPPALHTDAELIAAEKGIALFVEKPQSLDMAQAVAFCEAIDRAGIVSQVGFMSRYYPSAEYLKAMLEARVPRHAQVQLFYSGRHIRYWTSRMALCGGSYVENTIHLIDLLRFFLGDIEAVSAFYFYRGEGEGPEPINMPYVYNVNYRFKSGVVANATTSRVLTNVNYARREVTVVADDALFEWSAQNVVLNGEEVAAWDGRPNAFAFQTEAFVDAIRKGDCTAMRSSYGDALNSLAAVLGANASAERGGELVLLEDMIAGRVTWSPGEDV; from the coding sequence ATGCAACCCGTTCGCATAGGGATGATTGGATTGGGACATATTCCACAGAATGCACATTTGCCAGCCCTATCCCAATTGGTCGAAAAGGGCGAGGTGGTATTGCAGGCATTTTGCGATGTGGATCAGGGCGTTGTGTCTGAGCAGGCAAAGGTGTGGGGCGCGAGATCTGTTTATACAGATCATCGCGGGATGTTTGACAAAGAGGTATTGGATGGGGTTTATGTGTGTTTGCCCCCGGCCTTGCATACGGATGCGGAGTTGATCGCAGCAGAGAAGGGGATCGCCCTTTTTGTGGAGAAACCGCAAAGTTTGGATATGGCTCAGGCTGTGGCGTTTTGCGAGGCTATCGACCGCGCGGGTATTGTTTCTCAAGTGGGGTTCATGAGTCGATATTATCCTTCAGCTGAATATTTGAAGGCAATGCTCGAAGCGCGGGTGCCGCGGCATGCACAGGTGCAGTTGTTTTACAGCGGGCGTCATATCCGATACTGGACGAGTCGCATGGCCCTGTGTGGGGGATCGTATGTGGAAAATACCATTCACCTGATCGATCTGTTGCGTTTTTTTCTGGGGGATATCGAGGCGGTGTCGGCGTTTTATTTTTACCGTGGGGAAGGTGAGGGACCAGAGCCGATCAATATGCCGTATGTCTATAATGTAAATTATCGATTTAAGAGCGGTGTGGTTGCCAATGCGACGACATCGCGGGTGTTGACCAATGTGAATTATGCGCGGCGCGAGGTGACGGTGGTTGCCGATGACGCGCTTTTCGAGTGGTCGGCTCAAAATGTCGTGTTGAATGGCGAAGAAGTCGCGGCGTGGGATGGCCGTCCCAATGCGTTTGCGTTTCAGACAGAGGCATTTGTCGATGCGATACGCAAGGGAGATTGCACTGCGATGCGGAGTTCTTATGGCGATGCTCTGAACAGTCTGGCGGCTGTGCTGGGAGCCAATGCATCTGCCGAACGCGGTGGGGAGCTTGTGTTGTTAGAGGACATGATTGCCGGACGGGTGACGTGGTCGCCTGGAGAGGATGTCTGA